The sequence below is a genomic window from Streptomyces sp. B21-105.
CGCAGCGAAGCGCGAGCGAGGTCCGGCCGCCCCCCGACGGTGCTCGCCACTGCGGGTGGAACGAACGCACCGTGCTCTCGGTGTCCAGCAGGAGCCGCAACCCGCCCGGCAGGTCGGCCTCGGCGTGCGGTTGCTTTTCGGAGCCTTCGGGGAAGGCGAATCCCAGCCGACGGTAGAAGATGACGGAGGCGGCCATGTCGGAGACGACCAGGCCGATGGCATCGAATCGTGGAGTCATACGGCCACGGTAGGCAAGGTCGCCACAAGCGGTCTTGAAAGAAACGGACACGTCGGACCGACGGGCCTGGGAGATCGTTCCCGGGGTCGGCCGGCTGCGGAAACGACTTCAGGACGTGCCGGCTCCGG
It includes:
- a CDS encoding VOC family protein — protein: MTPRFDAIGLVVSDMAASVIFYRRLGFAFPEGSEKQPHAEADLPGGLRLLLDTESTVRSFHPQWRAPSGGGRTSLALRCDTPEEVDTVYAEVVGAGHRGELKPWDAFWGQRYAVVHDPDGNGVDLFARLDR